A window of Neorhizobium galegae bv. orientalis str. HAMBI 540 genomic DNA:
CCGGCAAGGCATAGGAGCGTACCATGCGGGCAAGGCCCGTCAGGTTTTCGGTCAGCACCGGATTGCGCTTGTGCGGCATCGCCGACGAGCCTTTCTGGCCCGGCGAGAAAAACTCTTCCGCTTCGAGCACTTCGGTGCGCTGCAGGTGGCGGACTTCGATCGACAGCCGTTCGATCGATGAGGCGATGACGCCTAATATCGCGAAATACATGGCGTGACGGTCGCGCGGAATGACTTGGGTCGAGACCGGTTCCGGCTTTAGGCCCATGGCGGCAGCGACATGTTCCTCGACGCGCGGATCGATATTGGCAAACGTGCCGACGGCGCCGGAAATCGCGCAGGTGGCGATCTCGTCGCGGGCTTCGAGCAGGCGCGTCTTGTTGCGGTCGAATTCCGCATAGGCTTGGGCGAGCTTGACGCCGAACGTCGTCGGCTCCGCGTGGATGCCATGGCTGCGGCCGATCGTGACCGTGTCCTTGTGCTCGAAGGCGCGACGCTTCAGCGCTTCGAGCAACTTGTCGATATCGGCAAGCAGCAGGTCCGTGGCGCGCACCAGCTGCACGCTGAAGCAGGTGTCGAGCACGTCGGAAGACGTCATCCCCTGGTGGATGAAGCGACTGTCCGGACCGACGAATTCGGCAAGATGGGTCAGGAAGGCGATGACGTCATGCTTGGTGACGGCCTCGATCTCGTCGATGCGCGCGACATCGAATGTGGCGCTGCCGCCCTTTTCCCAGATCGTCTCCGCTGCCGATTTCGGGATCACCCCGATCGCCGCAAGCGCATCGCAGGCATGCGCCTCGATCTCGAACCAGATGCGGAACTTGGTTTCGGGCGACCAGATGGCCACCATATCGGGCCGCGAGTAACGGGAGATCATGGGTTTGTCGTTTCCTTCACGAGTGTCGGCTGCGCTGTAGCAAGAAGCGCGGCGAAGCTCAAGTTTTTGAGAACGATCAAACGAGATCAGGGCGTCGTCTTGACCGGAACGGCGATCCAGCGTCCGTTCTGACCCTCGAAACCGGCGCTGAGGACCATGACCAACGCGACTTCGACCGGAGCACCTTCGAGCGATGAGCCGGTGACGACGCCGGCGAGCCGGTACCCGGTGACGCAGCCGCGTGAGGCGGGAATGCGCTGGTCTTCGTGGACCATGTCATCGACCGGTTTTCCGTTCCGTTCGGTGAAGCGCAGGCGCAGCGAGACCGTCTTTTCGACTATGCCCTCGCATTGCGGATCGAGAGGCTGGGGGACCTCCTCGAGAACAAGCGTATTGGCTTCTCCGACAGGAGGCAGGGCCGGCACGCTGCGATAGCGGAGCTGATGCGGGTCGGTGCCGATCTCGGTGATCGGATTGAAGGCGACGAGTTCACCCGGATGATTGGCAAGCTCGTGAGTTTCGACCATCACATCTGCGTCATTGTGGACCTGCCAGCGGGCCTTGGCGATCGTCGCCCCGTCTTCTTCCAGCCGGACCCGGAACGGCGTACCCGGCAGGTAGGTATCCTTGTTGAGGTCGAGCGCGAAGATATTGGCATAGGGAAAACCGGATCCGTCCTGGATACCGTATTCCTCGAAGGCGAAAACGGCGCCGTCGGAAGAAAAGCCGATCGGGCGGACGCTCGCGATATCGGCAGCCGATGTGGAACCGGCGAACATTATCGCCGCAAATGCCGGAACCGAAGATCGCAAGCCTGACATCATCTGCGTCCGTCCTCCGCCGCAGCTTTCAGCCGCGCGATATTCTCACGATAGGCCGCGATTCCATCGCCTTTGTAAACCGCAGATCCTGCAACAAAGACATTGGCGCCCGCAGCGGTTGCCGCGCCGATCGTCTCGGCGGTAATGCCGCCGTCGACTTCTAGCTCGATCGGCCGGCCGCCGACCATCGTCCTGGCGGCGCGGATCTTGTCGACCATCGCTGGGATGAATTTTTGGCCCCCGAAGCCGGGATTGACGCTCATGATCAGGATCAGGTCGATGTCGTCGAGAACGTTCTCGATCGCCGAGAGCGGGGTTGCCGGGTTGAGCGTGACGCCGACCTTCTTGCCGAGCGAGCGGATCGTCTGAAGCGAGCGGTGCAGGTGCGGCCCGGCTTCAGCATGGACAGTGATGCCGTCGCATCCGGCCTTGGCAAAGGCTTCGAGGTAAGGATCGGCGGGTGAGATCATCAGGTGGCAGTCGAAGAAGGCGGTCGTATACGGCCTCAGCGACTTGATCACATCAGGTCCGAACGAGATGTTCGGCACGAAATGCCCGTCCATCACGTCGAGATGGACCCATTCGGCTCCCGCTTCGACGGCATCGCAAACTTCCTGGCCGAGCTTCGAAAAATCGGCAGCGAGAATGGACGGGGCGATGCGGATCGGCAGGCGCGGGGCCAGGGTCATGGGTCGAAAATCTCCGGTTGTCGGCTGTCCCTCTAACATCGCGACGTCACGGGAACAACGTCACTCGGTCGCCGGACGCGACAGGGTGAACGTCGATCCACGCCATTCGAGCAGGCGGAACGGATTATCCTTCAGTTCATGACCGCGATCGAAGGCAATCGGGCCGATCACCGTATTGAAGGAACGGCTGCCGATCGTCTGCGCCAAAGGTTGGCCGGCCGCCGCAGTCACCGCCTGGTGAACCAGCTCGGTCGCGGCATAAGCGGGCAACATGTAGCCGGTCGCGTCGATATTTTTTGCGCGCAGGGCTGCGACGGCTGCCGCCGCGGAGGGCAGGGCGGCATAATCCGGAAGGGCAACGGCTAAAACGCCGTCGCGCAGCGGCACCGGACGGTTGGCTGCACGCAAGTTATCGCCGCCAAGCAGGGTGAGCGGAATGTTCTCCGAAGCGCCGTCGCGAGCAATGATCGCCATGTCGTTGCGGTCGCCGCCGACGAACACATGGCTTGCGCCCGCCTTGGCGAGACGACGCACCAGCGCCACCTGCTGCTCCTGACCAGGCCGGAAGGTGTCGGTGAAGATCGGCGTGATGCCCATCGGTTCGAGACGCTGGCGGATGGCGCTCGCAAGCTCGCGGCCGTAGATCGTGCCGTCCTCGACCAGCGCGATCGGCTCTGCCTTCCAGATGCTGAGAATGGTTTCCGACAGTTTCTCCGCCTCGTCGCCTTCGGCCGGTGCCATGCGGAAGAAAGGCCAGCCATTGCGCAGCGTGTCTTCCATCAGGATCTTCGAGCGGACAGAGATGGTAATGGCCGGGATCTGGGCCGCCTTCAGCAGCGGCAATGCGGTGGAAAGCGTTTCGACGCAGAGGAAGCCGATGGCGGCAGGCACTTTTGCGTCGGTGAGGTTTTTGGCAGCGGCAGCACCACCGTTCTCATCGCAACTTTCATCGATCTCGACAACGGTATCGCCGGCCGCATCCGCTGCGGCGCGCGCGCCTTGGAAGACCTGGGCGCCGAGCGGTGCGTATGGACCGGAGCGTGGCGCCACGACGCCGATCATTGCCGCCGATGCCGATCCGCATCCGAGAAACGAAGCCAGCAGTCCGGCGATGATGAAACGTCGTGCTGTCATGTTTTCCCTGGGATTCTTCTTCGAAGTGACATTTAGCCTTCTGGTCGCAGCCGTCAAAGAGAATCGGCTTTTGCAAGTAAAAAGCCGCAAGTCCGGTGGACATCAAGAGTTTTTGCCACCATATCTCGAAGAGTAATGCAGGACTGACGGCAGTCCCTGGATGCCTTTCAAGAGATGCCTTTGACGGACCAGCCTCTCCTCGATCCCGTCCACTACCGAAACGGCATGGCGCGGTACGCTGGCCATGTCCAGGTTGTGACGACGGAATTCGAAGGCGTCCGGCGCGGCGTGACGGTGACGGCAGCGTGTTCGGTCTCGGACAATCCGCCGACCGTGCTCGTCTGCCTGAACGGCAGCAACGTCAGCAATGCCATCTTCGAGAAGAGTGGCATCTTTGCTTTGAATTCGCTGGCGGCGCATCATCAGTCGCTGGCGACGGCATTTGCGGGCTTGAGCGGCGTTCCGGCGGACGAGCGATTCGCGCTCGGAGATTGGAAGACACTGATGACCGGAGCCCCGGTTCTTGCCGATGCCGTCGTCAGCTTCGATTGCCGGTTGACCGACATCAAGCGGGTTTCGACCCATTTTGTCATGTTCGGCGAAGTGAGGGCCATGCATTTCGGCGAGGCGAACCCCTCGCTCATCTATCTGGATCGCGGCTTTCGCACATTATAGAACGCCGTTTGAAAGGGTGTAGTCATGCCTGACGGAACAAAAAGCGCTCTGCCGACCTCGATTGACGAAACGATCGCGCTTTTAGGCGCCGAGGACTATCTTGCCGGGCGCTCGCTCGGCACGGTGATTTTCCTGGCGCTGAAAATGAAACGCCCGCTTTTCCTCGAAGGCGAAGCCGGGGTCGGCAAGACCGAGATCGCCAAGACGCTGGCCAAGGCCTTGAACCGGCCGCTGATCCGGCTGCAGTGTTACGAAGGCCTCGATATCTCCTCGGCAGTCTACGAATGGAACTATCCGGCCCAGATGCTGGATATCCGGCTTTCGGAGGCATCGGGCGTCAAGGATCGCTCGCGCATCGAGGCGGATCTGTTTTCCGAACGCCACCTGATCCGCCGGCCGGTGCTGCAGGCGCTTGGCCAGCCGGGTGGTCCGGCGCCGGTCTTCCTGATCGACGAGCTCGACCGTACCGACGAAGCCTTCGAAGCCTTCCTCCTGGAAGTGCTGTCCGACTTCCAGGTGACGATCCCCGAGCTGGGCACGATCAAGGCCGAGGAACCGCCGATCGTCATCATCACCACCAACCGCACCCGCGAGATCCATGACGCGCTGAAGCGGCGCTGCCTGTATCACTGGGTCGATTATCCGGATGCGGCACAGGAACTGGAGATCATCCGCCGCAAGGTGCCGCAATGCTCGGAAACCCTGTCGCGGCAGGTGGTCGCCTATGTGCAGAAGCTGCGAACGGTGGACCTCTTCAAGAACCCCGGCGTCGCCGAAACCATCGACTGGGCGACGGCGCTGACCGAGCTCGACCGGATTGCGCTTGATCCGGAAACGATCGCCGATACGCTCGGCACGCTCTTGAAATATCAGGACGATATCGCCCGCATCAAAGGCGGAGAAGGCGAACGGGTGCTTTCCGAAGTGAAGGCCGAATTTCTGGCAGCAGGGTAGGGATCATGGTGGCTGGTTTCAGCGAAGACGGAATGATCGCGCCCCCGGTTCAGGCCGGTGCTGGAGGCTTTGGCGCGGGGAGGCCCGGCGATGGGCGGCTTGCAGACAACCTCGTCTATTTCTCCCGCGTCCTGCGGCGCGCCGGGCTGAAGACCGGGCCGGCCGCTGCCGCCGACGCGATTGCCGCGGTCGACGCGATCGGCATCGGTTCGCGCGAAGAGTTCCATGCGGCGCTGTCGGCCGTTTTTGTCAAGCGCCATGAGGACCAGCCGGTGTTTGACGAGGCGTTTCGCCTGTTCTGGCGCTCCCGCGATCTGGTCGGCAAGATGATCGCGATGATGTCGCCGAAGGCTGCCGATAATCGCGAAAGGGAAAAGCAGAAGGCCGGTGCGACACGCGTCAGCGAGGCGCTGACCGCCGACCAGCCGGAGACCCCGAACCGCAAGAAACCGCCGGAGATCGAAGTCGACTCCCGCTTCACGACCTCTGCCGGCGAAATCCTCAAGCGCATGGATTTCGCCCAGATGAGCGCGGCCGAACTGGCGGAAGCCCGGCGTGAACTGGTCAAGCTCGCTCTGCCGCTGGACAAGGTGGCGACACGCCGATTCCGGTCGTTCAATCATCCGCCCAGGATCGACCCGCGCGCCACCATGCGCCAGGCGATGAAGAGCGGCGGCGATCTTATTCTGCCGCGGTTTCGCGAGCGCAAGACCGCGCCGCCACCACTCGTGGTGCTTGCCGATATTTCCGGCTCGATGAGCCAGTACACCCGGATCTTTCTGCATTTTCTGCATGCGCTGACGGAAAAGCGCACCCGGGTGCATACCTTCCTGTTCGGCACTCGGCTGACCAACGTCACCCGCCAGATGCGCCGCCGTGATCCGGACGAAGCGCTGGCCGGCTGCACGGACGCGGTGCGCGACTGGTCGGGTGGCACGCGGATCGGTGCGACGCTTGCCGAATTCAACCGGCTCTGGTCGCGCCGCGTGCTGGGGCAGGGCGCTGTCGTGCTGTTGATCACCGACGGCCTCGAGCGGGAGGGTGTCGAGGAGCTGGCGCAGGAAATGGACAGGCTGCACCGGTCCTGCCGCCGTCTGATCTGGTTGAACCCGCTGTTGCGGTTCGATGGTTTCGAGGCACGGGCGCGTGGCGTGCGCGCCATGTTGCCGCATGTGGACGAGTTTCGTGCCGTCCACAATCTGCAATCGCTGGCCGATCTGGCGATTGCATTGTCGGATGACCATACAAAGACCGCGGACCCGCGGCGTTATTTGAACATGAGGAGGGTCGCATGACTGTTTCCGAAATTCTGGACCCGCTGCTGGCCGCCGAGAGCTGGAAGCAGGCCGGCCGTGACGTGGCGATCGCAACGGTGATCGAGACCTGGGGCTCCGCGCCACGCCCGACAGGCAGCCATCTCGTCATCGATGGCGAGGGTAATTTCGAAGGCTCCGTCTCCGGCGGCTGCGTCGAAGGCGCTGTTATCACGGAGGCGCTTGACGTCATCGAGAGCGGCGCCCCGAAAATGCTGGAGTTCGGCGTTGCCGACGAGACCGCATGGCGGGTCGGCCTGTCCTGCGGCGGCCGGATCCGCGTCTATGTGGAAAGGCTCGGCTGATGCAGCTCGAAGCACTGACGAAGCTCAACGCCGCCCGGCGTTCGCGCAGGGCTGCCGTGGTTGTAACCGACCTCGCCGGCGACCACGTGCAGGTCATCCTGGAGGGCGAACCCGTATTCGGTTTGCTCGGGGAGGAAACCGCAAAAGTGTTTCGCAGCGGCAAGGCGGGGACGGTCGAGGTCGAAGGCCGGTCGCTGTTCCTCAACGTGCACCTGCCGCCGCCGCGCATCGTGGTGATCGGCGCCGTGCATATCAGCCAGGCGCTCGCCCGGCTGGCCCCGGTCGCCGGATATGACCTGACGATCATCGATCCGCGGACGGCTTTTGCGACCGAGGAACGTTTCGAGGGGGTCGATCTGATCGCCGACTGGCCGGAAGACGTGTTGAAGGACCGCCCGCTCGACGCCTATACGGCACTGGCGGCCGTTACCCATGATCCGAAGATCGATGATTTCCCGCTCTCCGAAGCGCTGCGGGTTGGGTGCTTTTACGTCGGCGCGCTCGGCAGCCGGAAAACCCATGCGAAGCGGGTGGAGCGGCTGAAGGAAATGGGCCGCAGCGACAACGAGATCAGCCGCATCGCCGCGCCGATCGGCCTCGACATAGGGGCCGCGAGCCCAGCCGAGATCGCACTCGCCACGCTTGCCCAGATCGTCCAGGCGTTCCGCCGACGTGATCTCATCACTGCTGGGTGACGCCATGAGATACGGGACGTTCGAACTCGACGAGGCGGAAGGCGTAGTGCTTGCGCACAGTATCAGACTGCCGGCCGGCCGCATCTCGAAAGGGCACATGCTGTCGCGGGAGGACATCGCCCGGCTTTCGGTAGAAGGCATCAGATCCGTCGTCGCGGTGCAGCTCGATCCGGGCGACATGCTGGAGGACGACGCGGCCCAGGCGATTGCAGATGCGATTGCGCCGGATAATCTCCGTTTCTCAGAGGCGACCACGGGTCGCGTCAACATCTATGCCAAGGTGGATGGCCTTTTTGTCGCCGACAAGAGGGTGATCGACGCACTGAACCGCATCGATCCGGCAATCACGCTTGCTTGTCTTGCCGACCATGTAGCGGTGCGTGCCGGCGACATGGCGGCGACCGTCAAGATCATCCCGCTCGCTGTCGGCGGCGCGAAAGTCGCTGAAGCCGTGGCGCTGCTGGCAGAATCGGTCGCCTTCGAGGTGAAAGCCTTCAGTCCCCGCGCGGTGACCCTGGTCGCGACCGAGCTTCCTTCGCTGAAAGTATCGGTCATGGATCGCACCGCCAAGCTGCTGGAGCAGAGGCTTGCGCCATCTGGTAGCCGGCTAATAAAAGAGATCCGCATTCCCCATTCCGCCGAACGCCTTACCGAGGTTCTTCAGCAGCTTCGGCCGGGGGAAACTAATGAGCCGGCTATGATTATCGTCTTCGGAGCCTCGGCTGTGGCCGATCGCGACGACGTCATTCCCGCCGCCATCCGCCGCGCGGGCGGAGAGGTCGATCAGGTCGGCATGCCCGTCGACCCCGGCAATCTCTTGGTTCTCGGGCGGATCGGCAATGTCCCGGTGCTGGGTGCGCCGGGTTGTGCGCGTTCGCCGAAGGAAAACGGTTTCGACTGGGTCCTGAACCGGCTGATGGCCGGTGAGACGCCCACTTCCTTCGATATCACCGGCATGGGCGTCGGGGGGCTGCTGATGGAAATTCCGACCCGGCCCCGCCCGCGCGATGCGGCGCCGGAAAAGGCGGCGGCACTGTCGGTCGGTGCCTTGATGCTCGCTGCCGGCCAGGCGCGGCGCATGGGCAAGGACGGGCCGCACAAGCTGCTTGCCGAATTCGAGGGCATTCCACTCGTCCGCCGCACCGCTGGCATGCTGCTGTCGTCGCAGGCCTCGCCCGTCGTCGCCGTAACCGGTCATCGGCGCGACGAGATCGAGATAGCGCTGTCCGGCCTCGACATCGGTTCTCACTTCAATCCGGACTATGCCTCCGGCATGGCAAGCTCGCTGGTTGCCGGTTTCTCAAGTTCGGAACTGGCGCAGAAAGACGGCATTCTGGTCATGCTGGCCGACATGCCGGGCGTCACGACGGAGCATCTGAACATGCTGATCGCCGCCTTCCGGCAGGCCGGCGGCGGGGTCGTGGTCCGTTCGGTCTCGGACGGAAAACGCGGCAACCCGATCATTCTGCCGCGGATCGCTTTCGATGCCGTGTTGAGGCTGGAAGGCGATGTCGGAGCTCGGGGGATCATCGAAAACTCCGGACTTTCGGTGATCGACGTGGATATAGGTCCCGCCGCGCATCTGGACGTCGATACGCCGGAGGCGGTGACGGCCGCCGGCGGGATTTTGAAAAGGTAGGCGAATGGACAATTCCGACATCGAGGAAATGTTTGAGGGGCTCGGCCCGGTCTCGATCCGCCGCATGTTCGGCGGCAAGGGCATCTATCACGATGGATTGATCGTCGCGATCGACCTGCGCGGCGAGATCATGCTGAAGGCCGATGCGGTGAGCTCACCGGAGTTCGAAGGCGCTGGTGCCAGGCAATGGTTTTATGAGGGAAAGAAGGGCAAAACCGTGCTGATGCCCTATTGGACCGTGCCGGAAGAAGCCTTCGACGATCCCGACGAGATGCGCAAATGGGTGCGGTTGGCTTTCGAGGCCGCGGTGCGCGCCAACGCCAAATCCTGAACTTCGATCCTGAGTGCTAGATTTCGCATCTTGCTCGACAGGGTGCGAAGCGCATACCGTCCACCGCATAGTGAGGGACGTCGGCCGCCGAATCTCTCGGTAAGCTTGCATCCGGAAATTCTGTCAAAATGATTTCATCAAGTCGACCGCTTCGGTTCTCCGGAGCGGTTTTCGTTTGCACTCATTTTGGGAGATATGAAAAGGCCCTGGCAGAAAAGGCCGAAAGCGGCTGAGGCGGGTTATGAGGATCGAACCAGCCGATGTCCGACAATTTATCTGGCTCCGTGAGCGAAGGCTCACCCGCAAAATCGCGGGTTATGTAGATCAGCGAGACCCAGTGTTGCCCATCGGCCTCGATGATCTCTTCGGCCGTACAAAGAAGCTCAACCCTGCCGATTTTCAGGCCGGTCTCTTCTTCCGCCTCGCGGCGGGCGGCTTGCGAGGAAGGCTCCATCGGATCGACCTTGCCGCCGACAATGTTCCAGAAGCCCGCTTCCGGCGCCTTCAGGCGACGGCAAAGCAGAACCTTGCCGTCGTCGCGCAGGATCACAAGCCCGGCGCCGACGCCCGGGAAATCAATGCCGGGTCTGGGCACGGAAGTTTTAAGCCTTGCCGCCGTTTGCAACGATCAGCATGAAGGCCGGAATATCGTCGCCGAAGCCGACCGGGGTCGGGCCATCGTCATGATCGCGATGGTAGCGCTGGCGACGCTCGCGATTGTCGTCATTTGCGGGTGCCGGTGCAGGTGTCGGCCGTGAGTTGCGGTTGCCACCATTGTTCTGCGGCTTCCTGTCTGCCTTGCGCTCCGGTTTCACGTTTTCCACCCTAGCTTCCACAAATGCCTCTTCGACTGCTTCTATCTGATTATCTTGAATCTTCGTGTCAGCCTTGTGACTCGAATCCCCGCGCCCAGAATCAGCACGTCCCGAATCGCTTCGTCTGCCGCGGCCGCGCTCCTTATCACGATCCCGGCCCTTGCGGCCACCGTGTTCGCTCTCATGGCTTTCCATCGGCGCAGGAAGTGCCGAAATGTCGCCGTTCAGCCATTCGATCTTCTCATTGATGAGGTTCTCGATGGCGGCGAGATATTTGGTGTCGGAGCGAGTGACGAGGGTGAAGGCGCGGCCCGAACGGCCGGCTCGTCCTGTCCGGCCGATGCGGTGGACATAGTCCTCCGCATGGATCGGTACGTCGAAGTTGAAGACATGGCCGACGTCCGGCAAGTCGAGGCCACGTGCGGCAACGTCGGAAGCGACCAGAAGCTGGATATTGCCGTCGCGGAAATTCTGCAGCATCGTCGTGCGGGAACGCTGGTCCATGTCGCCATGCAGAGCGCCGACCGAGAAGCCATGCCGCTCGAGCGAACGGAAAAGGTCCGCCACATCGACCTTGCGATTGCAGAAGATGATCGCGTTCTTGAGATCGTCCTGCGCCTTGATGAGCTCGCGCAGCACGGCGCGCTTCTCGTAATCCTTGTTGTGCGAAGCGACGAGGCGCTGCGTCACGGTCTTGGCGGTCGTGGAAGGCTTGGCCACCTCGATCCGTTCCGGGTTCTGCAGGAAGCGGTCGGCGAGCTTCTGGATTTCCGGCGGCATGGTGGCCGAGAAGAACAGCGTCTGCCGGGTGAAGGGGATCATCTTGGCGATCCGCTCGATATCCGGGATGAAGCCCATGTCGAGCATGCGGTCGGCCTCGTCGATGACAAGGATCTCGACGCCGGTCATCAAAAGCTTGCCGCGCTCGCAGTGGTCGAGCAGACGGCCGGGGGTGCAGATCAGCACGTCGGCGCCGCGTTCCAGCTTGCGGTCCTGGTCGTCGAAGGACACGCCGCCGATCAGCAGCGCGACGTTGAGCTTGTGGTTCTTGCCGTATTTTTCAAAATTTTCGGCGACCTGGGCGGCGAGTTCGCGGGTCGGCTCGAGGATCAGTGTCCGTGGCATGCGAGCGCGAGCGCGGCCCTTTTCCAGAAGCGTCAGCATCGGGAGAACGAAGGAGGCCGTCTTGCCCGTGCCGGTCTGTGCGATGCCGCAGATATCGCGGCGCTGCAGCGCGTGCGGGATTGCCCCTTCCTGGATCGGCGTGGGGATCGTGTAACCCGCGTCTGTGACAGCGGAGAGGACTTTCTGGCTCAGGCCAAGATCAGCAAATGTGGTCAAAGGGAATTCTGTTTCCGTTCCGGTTCTATACGAACACTTATGGGAGTCGGCGCATGCTGGCCGGCAACTGGCCGCGACATAGGACCAAAATGTCCAAAAGTCAAGGAATGCAGGGCGATTGGCGATAGGATTGGTGAATGAAAACGCTCGCTGAGCAAGCCGGCTACCGTTTATATAGGCAAACAATTGCCTTCTGCCTAGGCGCGTCCCTCAATTGAGGTAGGTGGTGAGCTTCATGCCGGCATTGAGGAAGTGCACTGGGTCGATCGGATTGCCGTCTCGGCGGACCTCGTAATGGACATGCGGACCGGTGGAACGGCCGGTCGAGCCTGCCCTGCCGATCACCTCTCCGGCGGCGATCTCGTCGCCTTCCTTCACCAAGATTTTCGACATATGGCCGTAGCGGGTGGTGATTCCCTGGCCATGGTCGATCTCGACCATGTTGCCGTAACCGCTGGCAGCACCCGCCGAGATTACCTTGCCGGAGCCGGTGCTTTTTACGTCGTCGCCGGTGGAGGCCTGGAAGTCGATGCCTGCATGCAACGCCATCCGGCCGAGGAAAGGATCGATGCGGTTGCCGTAGCGGCTGGTGACCGGGCGGCCGGGGGCGGGATTGCCGAAGGGCAGGTCGCGCGCCGTCTCGCGCACGCTTTCCAGCCGGCTGAGCGCCGCATCGAGCTCGTCGAGCGAGGCATCGAAGGCGCCGATATTGGTCTGCGGTGCGACATAGGGGCCGCCAACGCCGTCCGTGGCATCTTCAGCACCGTTGTCTGCGGATGCCACTTCGACGCCGGTCCGCTTCAGGATCGCGGCGATCGCGTCTGCTGTTTCCGAAGCGCCGGTCGTCAGATCGGCGATCTTGGCAAGCTGCTCCTTCTCGATGTTCTTCAGCGACAGCGTCACCTTGGAGAAAACCCGGTCGGCGCGGTCGGCAATGTTTTCACGCAAAGGCGCATAACCGAGCGCAGTTGGCGTCTGGAGCGGGGTGGCGGAAGTCTTGCCGGAGAGCAGCTTCTCGATCGCCTGGACGCCGCCGCTACCACCGGAAAGCGAAGCCTGGCGTTCCTGGGCCGGCGGCTGGAGCATGGCCGGCGTCGGTGGCTCCGGTGTCGTGAGGCCGGATTCCTCGGCGCGGTTCAGAAGAGAACCCAGCTTGCCGTGGCGCGAAAAGAGGGCGTTCTGCTGTTCCAGCAGCTTCTCGACCTTCTGCTCGACCACCTGCTGGTCGAGGAGCTGGCGCGAGGTGATCCGGTCGAGCTGGGCGCGCAGCGCCGCGATCCGGTCTTCGTAATCGTATTGCATGCGGGCCTGGCGCGCCATGGTCGCGCCGATCAGGTCGTCACGGATCACCAGATAGGAGGTGGCGCCAAGATAGCCGATTGCGAAAATGCCGAGAAAACAGAAGGTCAATGCGGCCATCCAGGGCCGGATGGTCATGTGGCGGATCTTCTCACCGCTGGCGAAAATGAGAACGTGCTGAGGCGCCCGTTTCCCAAACACCCGGCTTTCGGTTCCCTTCGCCACGCGGATCTCCCGGAGATGCGACTCGTCCGGCCGCTGTTCTCATTGTCGGGATTACACATGGATATGGTTAACGAACGCTTTAATCGGGGCGTTCAGGCGTAGCTGGTGGAGGTCAGCGACCTGTAGAATGACGGCGTCAGGCCCGCCTCGGCCCGGGCGATATCGTTGAACGGCGCTTTCAGCGATCCGCGGAAATTGGCGCGCACCAGCTGCTGGAACGTCGCTGCCGGATCCTTGCGCTCGCGGGCGCAGAGAAAGCGGAACCATTTTGCGCCGATCGCCACGTGGCCCTTCTCATCGTTGTAGATGACGTCGAGGATGGCCGCGCTTTCGAGATCGCCGGTCTCGCGCATCTTCGCCTGCAGGGATGGGGTCACGTCGAGACCGCGCGCCTCAAGAATGAGCGGCACGACGGCAAGGCGGGCAGTGAGGTCGTTGCGCGTGGAATGGGCCGCCTGCCACAGCCCGTCATGGGCTGGCATGTCGCCATAGTCGGCACCCATCTCGTTCAGCCGGCCCCGCACCATGCGAAAGTGTTTCGCCTCTTCGAAAGCCACCTGCATCC
This region includes:
- a CDS encoding M23 family metallopeptidase; this encodes MAKGTESRVFGKRAPQHVLIFASGEKIRHMTIRPWMAALTFCFLGIFAIGYLGATSYLVIRDDLIGATMARQARMQYDYEDRIAALRAQLDRITSRQLLDQQVVEQKVEKLLEQQNALFSRHGKLGSLLNRAEESGLTTPEPPTPAMLQPPAQERQASLSGGSGGVQAIEKLLSGKTSATPLQTPTALGYAPLRENIADRADRVFSKVTLSLKNIEKEQLAKIADLTTGASETADAIAAILKRTGVEVASADNGAEDATDGVGGPYVAPQTNIGAFDASLDELDAALSRLESVRETARDLPFGNPAPGRPVTSRYGNRIDPFLGRMALHAGIDFQASTGDDVKSTGSGKVISAGAASGYGNMVEIDHGQGITTRYGHMSKILVKEGDEIAAGEVIGRAGSTGRSTGPHVHYEVRRDGNPIDPVHFLNAGMKLTTYLN
- a CDS encoding ferritin-like domain-containing protein; its protein translation is MSGEFSITSLRGGATAAILSADLDIKTRLAQQTATRWFERRLSLRSPLDPPLPERPGRPAKPELVPPKAVGKRSLHTVNGRLATLHAIAHIELNAVDLALDIVARFATEPVPNSFFDGWMQVAFEEAKHFRMVRGRLNEMGADYGDMPAHDGLWQAAHSTRNDLTARLAVVPLILEARGLDVTPSLQAKMRETGDLESAAILDVIYNDEKGHVAIGAKWFRFLCARERKDPAATFQQLVRANFRGSLKAPFNDIARAEAGLTPSFYRSLTSTSYA